In the Opitutaceae bacterium genome, one interval contains:
- a CDS encoding LemA family protein, with product MLPLIILLAIVVVLALWVAGIYNKLVALRNRFKNAFAQIDVQLKRRYDLIPNLVETAKAYLQHERGTLEAVIQARNSAQQASQKAAAHPEDASAVKGLIGAETALTGAMGRFFALAEAYPDLKANQNMMQLTEELTSTENKIAFARQAYNDSVMTYNTTRESFPTNVLAGMFSFSEAELFQVESEAEKQAPKVSFS from the coding sequence ATGCTACCGCTGATCATCCTTCTCGCCATCGTCGTGGTTCTCGCCCTCTGGGTGGCCGGCATCTATAATAAACTCGTCGCCCTGAGAAATCGCTTCAAGAACGCCTTTGCTCAGATCGACGTCCAGCTCAAGCGTCGTTACGACCTCATCCCTAATCTCGTCGAAACCGCCAAGGCCTACCTGCAGCACGAGCGCGGGACACTAGAGGCGGTCATCCAGGCTCGTAACTCCGCCCAGCAGGCCAGCCAGAAAGCCGCGGCCCATCCCGAGGATGCCTCCGCCGTCAAAGGCCTGATCGGTGCCGAGACGGCCCTCACCGGGGCAATGGGGCGTTTCTTCGCCCTGGCGGAAGCGTATCCCGACCTCAAGGCCAATCAGAACATGATGCAGTTGACCGAGGAACTGACCTCGACGGAGAACAAAATCGCCTTTGCCCGCCAAGCCTACAATGACTCCGTCATGACCTACAATACAACCCGCGAAAGCTTTCCCACCAACGTCTTGGCCGGAATGTTCAGCTTTTCCGAGGCCGAGCTCTTTCAGGTCGAATCCGAAGCCGAGAAACAGGCCCCCAAGGTTTCCTTTTCCTGA
- a CDS encoding M48 family metallopeptidase, translating to MDFFEAQENARHRTSRLVVFYLIAVVLIVAGVYLAAVLILHFAAGEKPPPLVLWQPDLLGIVAVGVLVLVAAGSLFKTASLKSGGGAVARLLGGRQVAPNTTRPEERRLVNVVEEMAIASGVRIPEIYVLPEEGINAFAAGFSTDDAAVAVTEGCLKTLNRDQLQGVIAHEFSHILNGDMRLNIRLIGLLFGILLLAITGQILLRSTFYSGGRRRDSKSGGAVMVIALIGLALILIGYIGVFFGRLIQSAVSRQREFLADASAVQFTRNPGGLVGALKRIGAHASGSVLRNNHATEASHLFFANGLQSSFMSLFATHPPLVERIRAIDPSFNGDFGTIEAPGSDRPDPAQPASPGRRKTGVAAVDRDQFITRVGMMAGLTLATAADALGSISPEIRNAARDPESSRVLVLALLLDRNPSVRDRQITVVTNHLGAQLSHRATQTVALTEGLGREERLTVLDLALPTLKSLPVSERPVFHQVIDDLIHANREVSLFEFAVQQLLRRYVPLNPQPGKPRLPDFYAIKPLAEDIALLLATLADSAHHGNPEMAARAYQAGADRMDDVKTLPKPEVTGLQADQVAAALEHLSRASLPICKRILDACVQTAGFDGTIEASEIELLRAISATLDCPIPPVG from the coding sequence ATGGATTTCTTTGAAGCCCAGGAAAACGCACGGCACCGGACGTCGCGTCTGGTTGTCTTCTATCTGATCGCCGTCGTCCTCATCGTGGCCGGAGTCTATCTGGCCGCCGTCCTCATCCTCCACTTCGCCGCCGGTGAAAAGCCTCCCCCGCTCGTCCTTTGGCAGCCCGACCTTCTCGGCATCGTCGCGGTCGGCGTGCTCGTTCTCGTCGCCGCCGGCAGTCTCTTCAAGACAGCCAGCCTGAAGAGCGGCGGCGGCGCGGTCGCCCGCCTCCTCGGAGGACGTCAGGTCGCACCGAATACGACCCGGCCAGAGGAACGGCGCCTCGTCAATGTGGTCGAGGAGATGGCCATCGCCTCCGGCGTCCGCATCCCGGAAATCTACGTCCTGCCCGAAGAAGGCATCAACGCCTTCGCCGCCGGCTTTTCCACTGACGACGCCGCCGTCGCCGTGACCGAAGGCTGCCTGAAGACCCTCAACCGCGACCAACTCCAGGGCGTCATCGCCCACGAGTTCAGCCATATTCTCAACGGGGACATGCGCCTGAATATCCGCCTGATCGGACTCCTCTTCGGCATCCTCCTCCTCGCCATCACCGGTCAGATCCTGCTGCGGTCCACCTTCTACAGCGGAGGCCGGCGCCGCGACAGCAAGAGCGGCGGCGCCGTCATGGTCATCGCCCTGATCGGACTCGCCCTCATTCTCATCGGCTATATCGGGGTCTTTTTCGGACGCCTCATCCAGAGCGCGGTCTCACGACAGCGCGAGTTTCTGGCCGACGCCTCGGCCGTCCAGTTCACGCGGAATCCCGGGGGGCTGGTCGGCGCCCTCAAACGGATCGGGGCCCATGCATCCGGCTCGGTTCTGCGCAACAACCACGCGACCGAGGCCAGTCATCTCTTCTTCGCCAACGGCCTGCAAAGCTCCTTCATGAGTCTCTTCGCGACCCATCCGCCCCTGGTCGAGCGGATCCGCGCGATCGACCCTTCCTTCAACGGGGATTTCGGGACCATCGAGGCACCGGGCTCCGACCGGCCGGACCCTGCGCAACCGGCTTCGCCCGGACGGCGAAAAACCGGTGTCGCCGCCGTCGATCGCGACCAGTTCATCACCCGGGTCGGCATGATGGCCGGTCTCACCCTCGCCACCGCCGCCGATGCCCTCGGGTCCATTTCCCCGGAGATCCGGAACGCGGCCCGCGATCCCGAATCCTCCCGCGTGTTGGTACTCGCCCTCCTCCTCGATCGGAATCCATCCGTCCGGGACCGCCAGATCACCGTGGTCACAAACCACCTCGGCGCCCAACTCTCGCACCGGGCGACGCAGACGGTCGCCCTGACCGAGGGCCTCGGCCGGGAAGAGCGCCTCACCGTTCTCGATCTCGCCCTGCCCACTCTCAAGAGCCTTCCCGTGAGTGAGCGGCCCGTTTTTCACCAGGTGATCGACGACCTGATCCATGCCAACCGCGAGGTCTCCCTCTTCGAGTTTGCCGTGCAGCAGCTCCTCCGCCGTTACGTTCCCCTGAACCCCCAACCCGGTAAGCCCCGCCTGCCGGACTTCTATGCGATCAAGCCCCTCGCGGAGGACATCGCCCTTCTTCTCGCCACCCTGGCTGATTCAGCTCACCACGGGAATCCCGAAATGGCGGCCCGCGCCTACCAGGCCGGCGCCGACCGGATGGATGACGTCAAGACCCTGCCCAAACCCGAAGTGACCGGCCTCCAGGCGGATCAGGTCGCGGCAGCCCTCGAACACCTCTCCCGTGCGTCCCTTCCGATCTGCAAGCGTATCCTTGACGCGTGCGTCCAGACCGCCGGTTTCGACGGAACCATCGAAGCTTCTGAAATCGAACTCCTGCGGGCCATCAGCGCCACTCTCGATTGCCCGATACCCCCGGTCGGTTGA
- a CDS encoding dUTPase produces MDKLEQIFDMQEALNSRIGVHLRDLNEEERTKWVLNYTRAMQQEMAELIDSVPWKWWARYQEFDLQNARVEVIDLFHFLISLAQTLGMSADDVFAAYVKKNAVNHQRQDSGYEEKDHDDSKHI; encoded by the coding sequence ATGGACAAGCTCGAGCAGATTTTTGACATGCAGGAGGCCTTGAATTCCCGGATCGGGGTCCACCTGCGGGACCTCAATGAGGAAGAGCGGACGAAATGGGTGCTCAACTACACTCGCGCGATGCAGCAGGAAATGGCCGAACTGATCGATTCGGTGCCTTGGAAGTGGTGGGCACGCTATCAGGAATTCGATCTGCAGAACGCCCGGGTCGAGGTGATCGACCTGTTTCATTTTCTGATATCCCTGGCCCAGACGCTCGGAATGTCTGCGGATGATGTCTTTGCGGCCTACGTGAAGAAGAACGCGGTCAACCACCAGCGTCAGGATTCAGGATACGAAGAAAAGGATCACGACGACTCGAAACATATTTGA
- the murA gene encoding UDP-N-acetylglucosamine 1-carboxyvinyltransferase, with protein sequence MDVLRIEGGFPLSGTVTAGGAKNAALPIFAATLLTSETCTIRNVPDLSDVRFMGDILRHLGAQVIDRGEGVWQITAASLTHTAPYDLVRKMRASVCLMGPLLGRLRQAIVSLPGGCVIGPRPIDLHLKGFSGLGCAVSIDNGYVHLDGSEMKGADVFLGGRHGSTALGTANLVMAAVLTPGITRLDSAACEPEIVDLCHMLAAMGARIEGIGSHALIIEGVSELHGTDHSVIPDRIEAGTFLLAGAITGGDVTVRQARPDHLAALLDKLREAGATLEILPGPSVRIVAGKTPLRPVDVITLPHPGFPTDLQAQICALMSITPGLSIVTEKVFPNRYMHVPELQRMGADIAIEGASAIIKGHARLSGAPVMASDLRASAALVLAAMAAEGETWIQRVYHIDRGYERIDRKLTALGATIQRLPSKALPDYLASGLE encoded by the coding sequence ATGGACGTATTGCGAATTGAAGGGGGATTCCCCCTCTCCGGAACTGTCACGGCCGGCGGGGCCAAGAACGCCGCCCTGCCCATCTTTGCCGCCACCCTCCTGACCTCCGAGACTTGCACCATCCGCAACGTCCCGGATCTGAGTGATGTCCGTTTCATGGGCGATATCCTCCGGCACCTCGGTGCCCAGGTCATCGATCGGGGCGAAGGCGTCTGGCAGATCACCGCGGCCTCCCTCACTCACACCGCCCCCTACGACCTCGTCCGCAAGATGCGGGCTTCCGTCTGCCTGATGGGGCCCCTCCTCGGTCGCCTCCGGCAGGCCATCGTCTCACTCCCGGGTGGGTGCGTCATCGGCCCGCGGCCGATCGACCTCCACCTCAAGGGCTTCTCCGGTCTGGGTTGCGCCGTCTCGATCGACAACGGCTATGTCCATCTCGATGGCTCCGAAATGAAGGGAGCCGATGTCTTCCTCGGCGGACGTCACGGCAGCACCGCGCTTGGCACGGCCAATCTCGTCATGGCCGCCGTGCTCACTCCCGGCATTACCCGCCTCGACAGCGCCGCCTGCGAACCGGAAATCGTCGATCTCTGCCACATGCTCGCCGCCATGGGAGCAAGGATCGAGGGCATCGGCAGCCATGCGCTCATCATCGAGGGCGTCTCGGAACTCCACGGAACCGACCACTCCGTCATCCCGGACCGGATCGAAGCCGGCACCTTCCTTCTCGCCGGCGCCATTACCGGTGGCGATGTCACCGTTCGGCAGGCCCGGCCCGACCACCTGGCCGCGCTCCTCGACAAACTCCGGGAAGCCGGCGCCACCCTCGAGATCCTTCCCGGCCCGTCCGTCCGGATCGTCGCGGGGAAGACGCCGCTCAGGCCGGTCGATGTCATCACCCTGCCCCATCCCGGCTTCCCCACCGACCTCCAGGCCCAGATCTGCGCCCTGATGAGCATCACCCCGGGACTGAGCATCGTCACCGAAAAGGTCTTTCCGAACCGCTACATGCATGTGCCGGAACTCCAACGCATGGGCGCCGACATCGCCATCGAAGGGGCCAGCGCCATCATCAAGGGTCATGCCCGTCTCTCCGGAGCCCCCGTCATGGCCTCCGATCTCCGGGCCAGTGCCGCGCTCGTCCTCGCCGCCATGGCCGCCGAGGGAGAGACCTGGATCCAGCGCGTCTACCACATCGACCGCGGCTACGAACGTATCGACCGGAAACTGACTGCTCTCGGCGCCACCATCCAACGCCTGCCCTCCAAAGCCCTCCCCGATTACCTCGCCTCCGGCCTTGAATGA
- the ruvB gene encoding Holliday junction branch migration DNA helicase RuvB has product MTEKGVQFISTTLQSAITPQEAALRPKSFDDFTGQRKTVERLKVMVGAAKRRGDVLSHVLLSGPPGLGKTSLSFILGYELERNVRVTSGPVIEKAGDLAGLLTNLEEGDILFIDEIHRISKTVEEYLYSAMEDYRIDIMIDQGPNARSVRLNVPRFTLIGATTRSGLLTAPLRSRFILQTRLDYYDADDLIKIVKRTCQLLEIEADAEGTRELANRARGTPRIANNLVSFVRDFAQERAAGIITKPVAMAALELLEIDAAGLDEMDKRILRLIANQYKGGPVGLSTLAVAVGEEPDTLEEVHEPYLIQSGYLKRTAQGRVLTEQGYRAIGLKALTGDQPTLF; this is encoded by the coding sequence GTGACCGAAAAAGGCGTCCAGTTCATCTCCACGACCCTGCAATCCGCCATCACCCCGCAGGAGGCCGCCCTTCGCCCCAAGTCATTCGACGATTTCACCGGACAGCGCAAGACAGTCGAGCGGCTCAAGGTGATGGTCGGTGCGGCCAAGAGGCGGGGCGACGTCCTCAGCCATGTCCTCCTGAGCGGACCTCCGGGCCTCGGCAAGACCAGCCTGTCCTTCATTCTCGGCTATGAACTCGAGCGCAACGTCCGGGTCACCTCCGGTCCCGTCATCGAAAAGGCCGGCGACCTCGCCGGGCTCCTCACCAACCTGGAGGAGGGCGATATCCTCTTCATCGACGAGATCCACCGCATCTCCAAGACGGTCGAGGAATACCTCTATTCCGCCATGGAGGACTACCGGATCGACATCATGATCGACCAGGGACCCAACGCCCGCTCCGTCCGGCTCAACGTCCCCAGGTTCACCCTCATCGGAGCGACCACCCGCAGCGGCCTGCTCACCGCCCCGCTGCGCAGCCGATTCATCCTCCAGACCCGACTCGACTACTACGACGCCGACGACCTGATCAAGATTGTCAAACGCACCTGCCAGCTCCTCGAGATCGAGGCCGACGCCGAAGGCACCCGCGAACTGGCCAACCGGGCCAGGGGCACGCCCCGAATCGCCAACAACCTCGTCTCCTTCGTCCGCGACTTTGCCCAGGAACGGGCCGCCGGCATCATCACCAAGCCGGTCGCCATGGCCGCCCTCGAACTGCTCGAGATCGACGCCGCCGGACTCGACGAGATGGACAAGCGCATCCTCCGCCTCATCGCCAACCAATACAAGGGGGGCCCGGTCGGTCTCTCCACTCTCGCCGTCGCCGTCGGCGAGGAACCGGACACCCTCGAGGAAGTCCACGAGCCCTACCTCATCCAGAGCGGCTACCTCAAGCGCACCGCCCAGGGGCGCGTCCTCACCGAACAGGGTTACCGCGCCATCGGCCTGAAGGCCCTGACCGGCGACCAGCCGACGCTGTTCTAG
- a CDS encoding GTP-binding protein — MKIPVILVTGFLGSGKTTFLREIARTRPEQRLLFLVNEFARTDHDSLALRSTGRPTHSVVGGSLFCECKAADFVRVMEQDVLAENRRQALDAVIIETSGIADPEAIGRIMRDFGLDIAFQIQRIVSLVSPTSFLKLVHTLPNIAAQIRTSDLVLINKTDLATEDAIIETESRIQAIHPGVESVRCTFGKAPFAFVTRQTNLPLAELATAASNPYTTRTLPFPTPVSKPALEAWLDALPPDILRVKGTLRTHQGWVHVDKTIESCELTPGTETEAPALVLIVPDEFESGLASLQGPTRVVAT, encoded by the coding sequence ATGAAAATTCCCGTCATCCTCGTGACCGGCTTTCTCGGCAGCGGAAAGACCACCTTCCTTAGGGAAATCGCCCGGACCCGGCCGGAGCAGCGCCTTCTTTTTCTCGTCAACGAATTCGCCCGGACCGATCACGACAGCCTGGCTCTTCGATCGACCGGCCGCCCCACCCACAGCGTGGTCGGGGGCAGTCTTTTCTGTGAATGCAAGGCAGCGGATTTCGTGCGGGTGATGGAGCAGGACGTTCTCGCCGAGAACCGCCGCCAGGCTCTTGACGCCGTCATCATCGAGACCAGCGGCATCGCCGATCCCGAGGCGATCGGCCGGATCATGCGGGATTTCGGCCTCGATATCGCCTTCCAGATCCAACGCATCGTCAGCCTCGTCTCCCCCACCTCCTTCCTCAAACTCGTCCACACCCTGCCCAATATCGCGGCCCAGATCCGGACCAGCGACCTCGTCCTGATCAACAAGACCGACCTCGCGACCGAGGACGCGATCATCGAAACCGAGAGCCGTATCCAGGCCATCCATCCCGGCGTGGAGTCGGTCCGCTGCACCTTCGGAAAGGCACCCTTCGCCTTCGTCACCCGCCAGACCAACCTGCCCCTGGCCGAACTCGCCACCGCCGCGTCCAACCCCTACACCACCCGCACCCTGCCCTTCCCCACTCCCGTCTCCAAGCCGGCCCTTGAGGCCTGGCTCGACGCCCTTCCACCAGACATCCTCCGGGTCAAGGGAACCCTCCGCACCCACCAGGGCTGGGTCCACGTCGACAAGACGATCGAAAGCTGCGAGCTGACCCCCGGAACCGAAACCGAGGCCCCCGCTCTCGTCCTCATCGTCCCCGATGAGTTTGAATCTGGCCTCGCCTCCCTTCAAGGGCCGACCCGAGTCGTTGCCACCTGA
- a CDS encoding Gfo/Idh/MocA family oxidoreductase, whose protein sequence is MAQIALLSTAHIHTRGFLTNIINASDGRKIAGIWDDDQERGWRYAEEFGAPFEPDIDTLLAKPEVDGFIICAENTRHLPLLKKALPVGKPVFCEKPLVTTVVELQEVQALLAKYPTTLFCGYFQPFDGLMQRVARLIEEGAFGTITRIRYRNAHHAAYGRWFDNPDLNWFYQPELSGGGAFMDMGTHALHLVRTLFGPVSEVWATIANHSGIYPTTDDYGLAELRFASGILGTVEAAWTQTGGIGGLEITGSEKTLWNPGSGYVIGGPDGKSRPVESVEGRPTRVDRLVAAIRGEIPADELAADLAATQDAVSMMEAAYRSSAEGCWEPVV, encoded by the coding sequence ATGGCACAAATCGCCCTTCTCTCAACCGCCCATATCCACACCCGCGGATTCCTCACCAACATCATCAACGCCTCCGACGGCCGGAAGATTGCGGGCATCTGGGATGATGATCAGGAGCGCGGCTGGCGCTACGCCGAGGAATTCGGCGCGCCGTTCGAGCCGGATATCGATACGCTTCTCGCGAAGCCCGAAGTCGATGGCTTCATCATCTGCGCCGAGAACACCCGGCACCTGCCCCTCCTGAAGAAGGCCCTCCCGGTGGGCAAGCCCGTCTTCTGCGAAAAGCCGCTCGTCACCACAGTCGTCGAATTGCAGGAGGTGCAGGCGCTCCTCGCCAAGTATCCGACGACTCTATTCTGCGGTTACTTCCAGCCCTTTGACGGACTCATGCAGCGGGTGGCCCGGTTGATCGAGGAGGGTGCCTTTGGGACAATCACCCGGATCCGCTACCGCAACGCCCATCATGCGGCCTATGGGCGGTGGTTCGACAACCCGGACCTCAACTGGTTCTACCAGCCGGAACTATCCGGCGGCGGGGCTTTCATGGACATGGGCACGCACGCCCTCCATCTGGTCCGCACCCTCTTCGGCCCGGTCAGCGAAGTCTGGGCGACCATCGCCAATCATTCCGGAATCTACCCGACGACCGATGATTATGGCCTGGCCGAGTTGCGCTTCGCCTCCGGCATCCTCGGGACGGTGGAGGCCGCCTGGACCCAGACCGGCGGGATCGGCGGTCTCGAAATCACCGGATCGGAAAAGACGCTCTGGAATCCCGGTAGCGGCTACGTCATCGGCGGACCCGACGGGAAGTCTCGGCCGGTCGAGTCCGTCGAAGGACGTCCGACCCGGGTGGACCGCCTGGTCGCTGCCATCCGGGGCGAGATCCCCGCCGACGAACTTGCGGCCGACCTTGCCGCCACTCAGGACGCCGTCTCCATGATGGAGGCGGCCTACCGTTCCTCAGCCGAAGGCTGTTGGGAGCCGGTGGTGTGA
- a CDS encoding prepilin-type N-terminal cleavage/methylation domain-containing protein encodes MHRPTSNESRSGFTLVEIMIVVIIIGLLAALAIPAIHNSQRAAKGATFINDVRTYGAAAEVFSLETGDYPEAAGAGVMPTGLGEYIPTMKWTAPTPIGGSWNFLKNSDGIVSAFGATGHNATNAQLMHIESKFDDGSLSTGKLRTIAGGYYYIVAE; translated from the coding sequence ATGCACAGACCAACCTCCAACGAATCCCGCAGTGGATTCACCCTAGTCGAAATCATGATCGTCGTGATCATCATCGGCCTGCTAGCAGCCCTGGCGATCCCCGCGATTCACAACTCCCAGCGGGCGGCCAAAGGAGCCACCTTCATCAATGACGTCCGCACCTATGGCGCCGCTGCCGAAGTCTTCAGCCTTGAAACTGGAGATTACCCGGAGGCGGCCGGAGCCGGCGTCATGCCGACCGGTCTCGGCGAATACATTCCCACCATGAAATGGACGGCGCCCACCCCGATTGGCGGAAGCTGGAATTTCCTGAAAAACAGCGATGGAATCGTCTCCGCCTTTGGTGCCACCGGTCACAATGCGACCAACGCCCAGTTGATGCACATCGAATCCAAGTTCGACGACGGCAGCCTCTCGACCGGAAAACTGCGGACCATCGCCGGCGGGTACTACTACATCGTCGCCGAGTAA
- a CDS encoding Gfo/Idh/MocA family oxidoreductase, whose amino-acid sequence MAKKLRVGLIGVGGIAAGQHIPGWLAVPDVEIVAISDVSAERLVVVGEQFGFKKRFTDYREMLGLELDIVDVCTPNKVHTPAVTAALNAGCHVICEKPLAVTTEEVRSMGELADAKGLKLMTAQHMRFTPAAQAVRKWVDAGRLGKVYHARVHATRRNLIPVSPGFLKKELSGGGPCMDIGVHALDLCLWLMDHPTPSRVTGTTRTNFAKGHKIPGGWGEWDRDLVSVEDFANGFVRFRNGSTLVLETSWLGHQSEKEDMSCQLFGLEGGVKWPSTEFTGVTEGALEQGTLENPGRVVPPHHAELAAFADCVRRDLSSPVPWTESIRVIAILEAVYQSQARGREVTVRTGSLPKIARRK is encoded by the coding sequence ATGGCAAAGAAGCTTCGGGTTGGTCTGATCGGGGTTGGCGGGATCGCCGCCGGGCAACACATTCCTGGATGGCTGGCGGTTCCGGATGTCGAGATCGTCGCCATCTCCGATGTCTCCGCAGAACGCCTTGTCGTGGTGGGTGAGCAGTTCGGGTTCAAGAAGCGTTTCACGGATTACCGGGAAATGCTCGGACTGGAGCTCGACATTGTTGATGTCTGTACGCCGAACAAGGTTCATACCCCGGCGGTCACCGCGGCTCTCAATGCAGGTTGTCATGTCATCTGCGAGAAGCCGCTCGCGGTCACAACCGAAGAGGTCCGTTCGATGGGCGAATTGGCCGACGCCAAGGGACTCAAGCTGATGACGGCCCAGCACATGCGTTTCACCCCGGCCGCCCAGGCCGTTCGCAAATGGGTCGATGCGGGCCGACTCGGCAAGGTTTACCATGCGCGGGTCCACGCCACCCGCCGCAACTTGATCCCGGTTTCTCCTGGATTTCTCAAGAAGGAGTTGTCCGGCGGAGGCCCCTGCATGGACATCGGGGTTCACGCGCTCGACCTCTGTCTGTGGTTGATGGATCATCCGACCCCTTCGCGGGTCACAGGCACCACCCGGACCAATTTCGCCAAGGGACACAAGATACCGGGAGGGTGGGGTGAATGGGACCGGGACCTCGTTTCCGTCGAGGATTTTGCGAACGGTTTTGTCCGCTTCCGGAACGGCTCAACGCTGGTCCTCGAGACCAGCTGGCTTGGTCATCAATCCGAAAAGGAAGACATGAGCTGCCAGCTTTTCGGACTGGAGGGCGGGGTCAAGTGGCCCTCGACCGAATTTACCGGGGTGACCGAAGGCGCGCTCGAACAGGGGACACTGGAAAACCCCGGCCGAGTGGTTCCACCACACCATGCCGAACTGGCCGCCTTCGCCGACTGTGTGCGCCGGGACCTTTCATCTCCGGTTCCCTGGACTGAATCCATCCGGGTCATCGCCATCCTCGAGGCGGTCTACCAGAGTCAGGCACGCGGGCGCGAAGTGACCGTCCGGACCGGTAGTCTGCCCAAGATCGCCCGGCGGAAGTAA
- a CDS encoding alpha-amylase: protein MPARKNLRFRQIHLDFHTAPQIPGIGARFDRKHWQQTLKTGHVDSITLFSKCHHGWSYHPTKVGQTHPHLDFDLLRAQFDACKEIGVQAPIYISAGVDNVASHEHPEWREVDANGQYCGWNRRIVDAGFHMMDFHSPYLDYLCEQIAEVVAAYPDADGIFLDIIHQHQSCGRWSIEFMKANGLDPTKEGDREESSRQALLKYFKRTTEACLSGPNRKMPVFHNSGHITPGSRDILPFFSHLELESLPTGGWGYDHFPLSAKYVSNLGLDYLGMTGKFHTTWGEFGGYKHPNALRYECASMLAWGAKCSIGDQLHPAGSLDESTYRGIGIAYAEVEAREPWCVGARSLADIAILSSESENPDPHHRNRPSDTGATRLLLEGHFLFTVIDRSMAFSPYRLLILPDDIAVDPSLARKLRAYLRKGGRILLSGKSGLKPDGSGFALNIGATWSGQSEYQPDFILPVAGLRPSFVDSPFVTYLPSQRIRATRGESLGQVFDPYFNRAWDHFCSHQHAPARPEASGYDLGVTHGGLTYLAHPIFTLYQAYGTVALKEFFENLVRSLIGNDESLRVDLPSTARATINDQPGEKRFVLHLLHAPTVARGGSLEKPSPLLSHPPKQIEVIEDLIPIGPVEVSLRLPRKVTGARLVPGGRKLKISQSGGRTIVRVPRFECHAMVELT, encoded by the coding sequence ATGCCCGCACGAAAGAACCTCCGCTTCCGCCAGATCCATCTTGATTTCCACACAGCCCCACAGATCCCCGGGATCGGCGCCCGTTTCGATCGCAAACACTGGCAGCAGACCCTGAAGACGGGCCACGTCGACTCGATCACCCTTTTCTCCAAATGCCACCATGGCTGGAGCTACCACCCGACCAAAGTCGGTCAGACCCATCCGCATCTCGACTTCGACCTGCTCCGGGCTCAGTTCGATGCCTGCAAGGAGATCGGTGTACAGGCGCCCATCTACATCTCTGCGGGAGTCGACAATGTCGCTTCCCACGAGCATCCGGAATGGCGCGAAGTCGACGCCAACGGCCAGTACTGCGGCTGGAACCGACGCATCGTCGATGCGGGCTTCCACATGATGGACTTCCACTCCCCCTACCTCGATTATCTCTGCGAGCAGATTGCCGAAGTGGTCGCCGCCTATCCCGACGCCGACGGCATCTTCCTCGACATCATCCACCAGCACCAATCCTGCGGCCGCTGGTCGATCGAGTTCATGAAAGCCAACGGGCTCGATCCGACGAAGGAAGGGGATCGCGAGGAATCCAGCCGCCAGGCCCTCCTGAAATACTTCAAGCGGACGACCGAGGCCTGCCTCTCCGGACCCAACCGGAAGATGCCGGTTTTCCATAATTCCGGACATATCACCCCGGGCAGCCGGGATATACTGCCCTTCTTCAGCCATCTCGAACTCGAGTCGCTTCCGACCGGCGGATGGGGGTATGACCATTTCCCGCTTTCAGCCAAATACGTCTCCAATCTCGGATTGGATTACCTGGGGATGACCGGCAAGTTCCACACCACGTGGGGCGAGTTCGGCGGCTACAAACACCCCAACGCCCTCCGCTACGAATGCGCGTCCATGCTTGCCTGGGGCGCCAAGTGCAGCATCGGCGATCAACTCCATCCCGCGGGCTCCCTTGACGAGTCGACCTACCGCGGGATCGGCATCGCCTATGCCGAGGTCGAGGCCAGGGAACCCTGGTGCGTCGGGGCCCGATCGCTGGCCGATATCGCCATCCTATCCAGCGAATCCGAAAATCCCGACCCCCACCATCGCAACCGGCCTTCCGATACCGGAGCCACCCGCCTGCTCCTCGAAGGACATTTTCTTTTCACCGTCATCGATCGGTCCATGGCGTTTTCCCCCTACCGCCTGCTCATCCTTCCCGATGATATTGCCGTGGATCCGAGCCTGGCCCGCAAACTGCGCGCCTATCTTCGGAAGGGCGGCAGGATCCTCCTGTCCGGAAAGAGCGGACTCAAACCCGACGGATCCGGTTTTGCCCTGAACATCGGGGCCACCTGGTCGGGGCAAAGTGAATACCAGCCCGACTTCATCCTGCCTGTGGCCGGACTGCGGCCCTCCTTCGTTGATTCCCCTTTCGTCACCTACCTGCCGTCACAACGGATTCGAGCCACCCGGGGCGAATCGCTGGGCCAGGTTTTCGATCCCTACTTCAACCGGGCCTGGGACCACTTTTGCAGTCATCAGCACGCCCCGGCCCGTCCGGAAGCCTCCGGCTACGACCTCGGAGTGACCCATGGCGGACTGACCTACCTCGCTCATCCGATCTTCACTCTCTACCAGGCCTACGGGACGGTCGCCCTCAAGGAATTCTTCGAGAACCTCGTCCGCTCCCTGATCGGGAACGACGAATCGTTGCGCGTCGATCTGCCCTCGACCGCCCGTGCCACCATCAACGATCAGCCCGGTGAGAAACGCTTTGTGCTCCATCTTCTCCACGCCCCCACCGTGGCGCGCGGCGGGAGCCTGGAAAAGCCCTCCCCGCTCCTTTCCCACCCTCCGAAGCAGATCGAGGTGATCGAGGATCTCATTCCCATCGGTCCGGTCGAAGTCTCGCTCAGGCTGCCCCGAAAAGTGACCGGGGCCCGTCTGGTCCCCGGTGGGAGGAAACTCAAGATCAGCCAGTCGGGGGGCCGCACCATTGTCCGCGTCCCCCGCTTTGAATGCCACGCCATGGTGGAGCTGACCTGA